The following proteins come from a genomic window of Streptomyces sp. GS7:
- the hemB gene encoding porphobilinogen synthase: MTKYGSFPGARPRRLRTTPAMRRMVAEYRLHPADLILPAFVREGIAEPVPLAAMPGVVQHTRDTLRKAAVEAVEAGVAGIMLFGVPDDANKDAAGTAGTDPDGILQLAIRDVRAEVGDDLVIMSDLCLDEYTDHGHCGVLDAAGRVDNDATLDRYAEMAQVQADAGVHVVGPSGMMDGQVGVVRDALDQTGHEDVSILAYTAKYSSAFFGPFREAVGSSLEGDRKTYQQDPANLRESLRELALDLEEGADMVMVKPALPYLDVLAKIADAVDVPVAAYQVSGEYAMVEAAAEKGWIDRDKAILETLTGIKRAGADMILTYWATEVARRLRD; the protein is encoded by the coding sequence ATGACGAAGTACGGAAGCTTCCCGGGCGCGCGACCGCGACGGCTGCGCACCACCCCCGCCATGCGGCGGATGGTCGCCGAGTACCGCCTGCATCCGGCCGACCTCATCCTGCCGGCGTTCGTACGGGAGGGCATCGCCGAGCCGGTGCCCCTCGCCGCGATGCCGGGCGTCGTCCAGCACACCCGCGACACCCTGCGCAAGGCAGCCGTCGAGGCGGTCGAGGCCGGGGTCGCCGGGATCATGCTGTTCGGCGTGCCGGACGACGCGAACAAGGACGCGGCCGGTACGGCGGGCACGGACCCCGACGGCATCCTCCAGCTCGCCATCCGGGACGTGCGGGCGGAGGTCGGCGACGACCTCGTCATCATGTCGGACCTGTGCCTGGACGAGTACACCGATCACGGGCACTGCGGGGTGCTGGACGCCGCGGGCCGGGTCGACAACGACGCGACCCTGGACCGGTACGCCGAGATGGCCCAGGTCCAGGCCGACGCGGGCGTCCATGTCGTGGGCCCCAGCGGCATGATGGACGGTCAGGTCGGCGTCGTCCGGGACGCGCTGGACCAGACCGGCCATGAGGACGTCTCGATCCTCGCCTACACCGCGAAGTATTCCTCGGCGTTCTTCGGCCCGTTCCGCGAGGCGGTGGGCTCGTCGCTGGAGGGCGACCGCAAGACCTACCAGCAGGACCCGGCCAACCTCCGCGAGTCGCTGCGCGAGCTGGCGCTCGATCTGGAGGAGGGCGCCGACATGGTGATGGTCAAGCCGGCGCTGCCCTACCTGGACGTGCTGGCGAAGATCGCGGACGCGGTGGACGTGCCGGTCGCCGCATACCAGGTCTCCGGCGAGTACGCGATGGTCGAGGCGGCCGCCGAGAAGGGCTGGATCGACCGCGACAAGGCGATCCTGGAGACCCTGACCGGCATCAAGCGGGCCGGCGCCGACATGATCCTCACGTACTGGGCGACGGAGGTCGCGCGGCGGCTGCGCGACTAG